The genomic region CTCAGCTTCATAGAAAAGGTCAGTTTGGTTCTAGGAATTTCATCTGCAGTGTATTTGAGGTTCTGAGTGAGTATGAGGATAAGCTGTATATTAGATACTTATGACTATCATTAACATGTATTTCCAGCATCAAGGCTTAGAGTATCATGGCATACTTTTGTTTCTGCAAAATTTACCTTCAGGGTTTAATATTCAATTTGGTAGTGATTTCATTTCATCATCCATCCATTTAATGATGACGAGGTTTCTATTTAACTCACAGACCTTGCTCTTTGTTGGCTTCCTGTCCCCATGTTAAACCTTTTGTGCTTCATTACTATGCCATCACTAAACACAATGTTTATTAATTTTTTAGCCATCTACATCTTTTACTATACTACCAACCCTCCAAAATAGTTGTGTTCTTGTCATATTCTTCTTTTAGACAGAAAATTCTTGTCGTATCTACCAGGGAATGACACAGATTTTTGTAATATGACAATAGGAGCATGAAGTCAAGAATTTTGGCTACCTATCCAGACGCATTTCCAGATGACTCTAAACAAGAAGTGCATGACCAAAGACCAGACCTTGAAATGCCTCTGTGATGTTAGAAAGCATATTCAAGTTTTCTTCTGAACGCCCAGCGCAGAGCATTATAAAGCATAGTCAAGTTCTGTAACATTAGAAAGCATATTCAAGTTATGTAAACGATTACTTTTCGTTTTGGTTGGTGCGGATCTGTGTGAATAATTTGATCTTCCCCAGATGATTTTTCAATATCTGTAGGTGATTTGACCGAAATGAGAAGTAATCCAATTTGCAAGTATTGTTTTTTTCTTCTTTTATCAAGATTAGAATGAGAACATTGGGTTATTGATTCCATTTTTTACCTTTGGGTCGAACAAATGCTACTGATAAGCTAATATGGCATCATAAAACGGACATATCTACTAATAGCACAGAGGATGAGAAGCGGACGTCCGCACCGTCCGTTCTTCACCCTCCGGCGCCGACGACGGCGCGCCTCCACCCCAGAATACTCCAGCAGCGTCCCCGACCACTTTCCCTCCCCGGTTAGTCCGTTCTTTTCCAGTTTCAGGTGAGATTGATCTTGTTTGAAGTTTTGGGTGATCTCGTCGGAAAACTGGAAAAGAACGGACTCGCCGGGGAGGGAAAGTGGTCTGGAACGCTGCTGGAGTGTTCTGGGGTGGAGGCGCGCCGTCGTCGGCGCCGGAGGGTAGAGAACGGACGGACGTACGCACTTTAAGCCGATTGCGGACGTCCGCTACTCATCCTCTGCTACTAATAGTGCTTATTTTATGGCGAGAGATATTGCTAAATGTTGGCACCCTCTCCTGTGGATCCGAACAGTAAGTTGTGGAAGGCAATCTGGAATGCGATGGCTACTGCCTTGCAATATCAGCAGGTGGTGTTCGAAACTGATTGCCTACTTCTACAGCAGGCTATATATCAAGAAGATGCAGACTTTTTTGGGACTACTTGTATCTGAGTTTAAGGATTTCCTTCATCAACATCCTGGATTTCAAGTTAGGCATGTGCATCGACAATGTAATAGAGTAGCTCATGTACTCTGCAAATCATGCTTTGGTCCTTCAAGAAAGCCAAAGTCGGTTTGTTGTTGCTCCACCTTTACAAGGGATGTCATTGTAAGTGATTGTAATCAATTAGTTCAATGAAATCTTTATTTTAAATAAAAAAACAAGAAGAAGATTAAATAAAAAAAAGAAGAAGATTAAAATGAGAAGTAATTCAATTTGCAAGTATTGTATTGATCTTCTGCAAACTAAACTAATTACTTTAGTTTTAAGTTTATAGCTCCTGCTAAGTTCTTAAGCAGCATATGGAAAAACTTGAGACATGCAATTTTGACTCTTCACACCTATTCTTGTAGTCTCTCAGTCTCTCGCTATCATGCAAAACGAAGACACAGTGCATGCAGTTTGCAGCCATCTCCATTGGTTATTCTTTACCGCGTGGCTCTCTCCCACCCATCCGATGCTCACCAACTCCAACCTACAAGGCTCTGTCTGAAAGCTCACACTTTTCATTCCCATTTCCGTTTATTATTGGAGGTTGAAGAGAGTGACCAGAGAGCACTAGTAGCAGTGGGAAATGGCGGGAACCAGTGGAAGTGGGAGGAGTGAAAGTGAGAAAGAGAAGACGAAGATGAGGGAGAGGCAGAGAAGGGCCATCACCACTAAGATCTTCCATGGTTTGCGCAAACATGGTGGCTACAAACTCTCTCCTCGCGCCGACATCAATGAGGTCCTCCGCCATCTTGCTAACGACGCCGGCTGGCTTGTGGAACCTGATGGCACCACCTACCGCTCCAATGTACCTCCTCAATCTTTTTACTCTCATTCCCTTTCTCTTCTTAAATCACTCTGTTAACTTGTACTATTGCTATGTGAAATGTGGGAGAAGGTAGTGAATTGCTGTCCGGCTTGTGGAATCTCCAAAGCAAGCATTGCCACAGCAATAGCAACACCGAGCAGCAGTGTGGTCATGGGTGGTGGTGAATGTTCGACCACAGCTTCGCCACTTCGACTCCCTGAATTTAACAGCAGTGGCAGTGGCACACACTCCATTTCACCCTTGCCCAACATGCCCGAAGGTGACCTAAACCAGCAGGAGGCCAGGGCATCCAACTACACCACTCCTGTTGCTTCACCTCGCTCTTAAAACACATAAATTACACAAAATTTTAGAGTTGGTTTGAAATGCAAACTAGTGTTGCAGTATGCTGTGGTAGAACAACCCACTTTATGCAATCAAATTTGTTTCAACATCTCCTAGTTTTTACAACTAACAGCATCCAGTCACAAATGCATTATGATCAGAGACTAAAGAATAGAGTTTCACAACAAGATTGGTAAAGACATTTACTTCACCTCATGTAGTTTATAGTTTTCCATCAGCTTGATGTTCACAAAAATAGACTGCAAGTTTGGATGCCATGACTGCCAGCAAGTAACGCTTTCTAACTCTAATCATGGAAATGTGAATCCAAGACTACCCTGTATTTCTCAGTAACTTTACAGATGAGGAAAAACTAAATTGCAAACGGATTTTGTAACTCAAGTGAAACCCGGGATTTCCCCTGGCATTGGAGCCAATTCATTGTTACCGAACCGCTCCTCGTCATAGAATGAGGCACGGACCACTCTACCTCCAAAGTATCGACCATCAAGGTCAACCAATGCTTTGGTTGTTTCTTCAGGTCTCTCAAACTGCACAAAGATTCTTACCGCTTCATCCACCGGGAAATTTGGCTCTGTTATCTCAAATATGAGCACCCGGGTCACTGTACCATACTTTGCACACTCTGATGCAACTTCATCTTCTAACTCGTCATCCACCTGACCAGGTCCCACCTTCAAGAACAAAGGAGATCATGTCAGCTTCCCCTTTCTATATCAGGCATTCAAATAAAACAAGCACGGAGACATGATTATTTTTTCCCTCTTTAGCCTGATTGTTTTTAATACTATGTAAGTTCCTAATATTAAACTCATCAATTTCCTGAAAATCAAAGAATATTCTAGCAAGTTGTCTCTCTCAAAGTGAAATTGCAGGGAGAACACATTGTCAAACTCTATACGGAAGATGAACTTACAAAGTCTGTACAAATCTTTACGACATTTTCAGGTGAAGGAGAATTAATCCTCAACTATCTAAACATCTAAGGACTACTCTGATCCAGTACTGATGGTTTACTTGAGGTTTATTTAAGGGACACTAATGGCATACTAGATAGAAATAGTGGTTGAGATTATGAATAAGAAGAATTATAGATGATAAATTTGGATGTAGGCACTAAGAGCAGGAGTCACCACAGTATCTCAGAACCTTTAGGATAGTCTTTAAGGTGGATCTTATGAAAGGACCTAAGAGTCCACCACAGTGAATCAGAACCTGTAAGACAATCCTCAAGTGGATCATATGAAAAGATCTAAGAGCTACTAAACTCACTATAGTTCTAGACGTGATTCTACAAACCAACAAGTACGCCTAGAGTACAAGGCAGTAGACAATGATCCCTAGAGTACAAGGCAACATAAACAGCCCTCTGTAAAGTTTATAGACATAACCCCGGTAGTCAACTAAGTTAACTTAATAAAGCAATCTGATCGATCAATTTAGGGTCAGAAACTTGAACTTATAGAATAATGATTTTCTATGCTAAACTAGATAGATGTAGGCGCTATGGATGTAGGCACCAAGAGCACGAGTCACCACAGTATCTCAGAACCTTTAGGACGATCTTTAAGCTGGATCATATGAAAACACCTAAGAGCTAACTAACCACACTACAGTTCTAGATGTGATTCTACAAACCACCAAGTACACCTAACCCCCAGTAGACAATGATCCCTAGAGTACAAG from Fragaria vesca subsp. vesca linkage group LG3, FraVesHawaii_1.0, whole genome shotgun sequence harbors:
- the LOC101296272 gene encoding BES1/BZR1 homolog protein 1-like, which codes for MAGTSGSGRSESEKEKTKMRERQRRAITTKIFHGLRKHGGYKLSPRADINEVLRHLANDAGWLVEPDGTTYRSNVVNCCPACGISKASIATAIATPSSSVVMGGGECSTTASPLRLPEFNSSGSGTHSISPLPNMPEGDLNQQEARASNYTTPVASPRS